The sequence ggaggttggtactattattatccccgttttgcagatgaggaaaccaagtcaCTGAGAGGTTAGATAAACCAGCCCAACATTGTGGTCCTATCTGGGGTTGCCATGCTGGCAAAATCAAGTACTGAGATTTGCTGAGGCAAAAAAATTATAGTGGAAACAGAATGAAGGGAGTTGGGGAAAGGGAACTCTCACACCTATTAAGCTGTAACAAGGCAAAGGATAACATGTGGTGTGACGCTTAGCTTGGAGCAAGAGGAAGACAGGAAATCAAATAGTCATATTAGGCAACACCCCAGGTACTTCCCACATTTGCATAATCTCTGCCATAGCAATTTATGTCTTGAAGGCTCCTGACATTGTCCTTTtggggcagagaggaagagaaatattgGTATATTCTTCAAGGGATGGAAAGAGTCACAGAGAAGCCAGGGTCATTTGGAAATGTGGCCATGACCATGAGTTACATGCCTGGCCTTGTGGGATTGAGTGAGCTGTCTCGTGCCAAGGCATCAGGATGGAGCTCCCACAGCCTAtccactaaccagaaccccaggACACAGGGCTGCCTGCCTGATAGTCTCCATGCCCCGGATCAGGCACCCTGTACAGACATTTTCCAACATCCCTTGCTTGAAGAGTTGCAATGTTCTTGCCTAATGAAACTATCTGAGCAACATGTGGTTTACCCGCATTCCACACACCATATAACAAGCAGCAGCAGTTCTGTTCATGTGGCCCTGGGACTTGAAGTTGCTTTTGTACTCAAGCTTTAGTGGCAAgctgggagaagaggggaggCAACTCCTTTGGATTCCTGAGTATTTCATGAGGTTGAGCTGAAAGCTGTGGGCTCTTGAAGACATTCCAATTCTTTGGAATTCTCCTAAGAGGGTGTCTCTCCTCAGACCTGCATtcctcttctctgtccctccAGAATGATGTTTACGAATGGGCCCGTGATCACCGAGCCCACCACAAGTTTTCAGAAACAAATGCTGATCCTCATAATTCCCGACGCGGCTTTTTCTTCTCTCACGTGGGTTGGCTGCTTGTGCGCAAACACCCAGCCGTCATAAAGAAGGGGGGTACGCTGGACTTGTCTGACCTAAAAGCCGACAAATTGGTGATGTTTCAGAGAAAGTAAGTAAAGTGATGATGGAGTTGGGGATACGGTCCTGGCACCTGGTGTCTGGggactcctttttttctcttaggaCTTATAAAATGTAAGGTGAGAAATTTACTGGGTTTGCATGTTTACAACCATAATTTAAAACCCCAATTTTTAATATCCCACCCACCCATAGTCATAGACTAttgccctctttctttctctctgagctATCTTAGTTAAAccaattaaattcaacaaatgtttattgacctGGGACAGTCatggatacaaagatgaatgtaGCCTAGTTCTTACCTTCAAGGAGTTTGCAGCCTATTAGAGGGTAGAGGTTATAAGCCAAGTACCCGAATAACCCCTGATACAAGGCAGAGTATTTTCTGTTCAAGGTGGAGGGAGATTGCTCAGTGGGGAGTGCTCAGTGTTTATGGAAAAGGTGGCACTGGAATTCACCAATGGATAGAGATTTTCACAAGTATGTGTGGGGAGGGACAGTGCAAACAGAAAGAACAGAATGAGCTAAAGCATAAAGCATGTTCCAGGAAAAGAGTCATTTTGCTTGAAGTatagggtgggggaggaggtgagaCTGGAAAGAGAGACTGATGCTGTTCTTGTAGAGTCCTAAAAACAGATTTAGGATTTAATTCAATAGGTAATAGGAAACCattatgggccaggtgcagtgcctcatgcctgtaatcctagcactctgggaggccaaggaggcaggatcactcgagatcaggagttcgagaccagcctaagcaagaatgagacccccatctctactaaaaaaaaaaaaaagagagagagagaagaaagaaagaaagaaattagctggacaactaaaaaaaatatatagaaaataattagccgggcatggtggtgcatgcctgtagtcccagctacttgggaggctgaggcagaaggattgctttaagcccaggagtttgaggttgctgtgagctaggctgatgccacagcattctagcatgggcaacagagtgagactctgtctcaaaaaaaaggaaaccattaTGTTTTTTGAGCAGCAATGTGGCAAAGACAGACAGGTATGCTTTAAAAAGTCTGGTCTCTGGACAGGTGGAAGAAACCACTGAGCCAAAGAGATGAAAGGCAGGGACACAGGTAAGGAGGTAATGAGGATCCATGCTAGGGGAGAAGTTGAAGGGATGGAAAGGAGCAGGATGCAGGGAAGGAATATCAGTTACAAAAAAGTCAAGACTTGACTGTTGAAGGGACGTAGGGAATCACTCCCTTGGAATGTCAATGGCCTGGTCTACATTGAGAATGAAGATTGAGAAAGGGCCTCCAGAGGGACAGAGACCTGCCAGTAATCAAGGACACTCAGTGTGCCTCTCTGAGGGAAAAGAGGAGCAAAAAATTAGAGAGTGACAAGCAGGAAATGGAGGAATAACACTAAACACAGACTGCACAAGAGTgttgatgagaaagagaaaggagcgCCAAAGCAGCATGGAAGAACAGCCTAGGCTGGAGAACTCCATTTGTAATTTGGACCTCACCTATGTTACCAACCGGCATTATGCACTAGTAAAAAACAGCAATGGCCTTAGAGGCAGGAGACAAGCATTCAGTACTTGCTCCACTGGTGCCCAGTGGTGTGATTCTAGAAAAGTCATTTAATCCCTCCTCGTTGCCTCACCTAAACAGTGAGATAATAACACAACATTATCAAAAGAGTTCCCACCCCATTCCCTCTTGCTGTTTTCTGCCATGCTGTACTCAGAACAGAGGGGGATACAGACAGCTCAACCCAGTGTGAGTGGAAGCACAGGTAGGTGTAAGAGCCCTCTGTCCACTGACTTGGTGTCTGGCCCCCCCATGCAGGTACTACAAGCCCGCCGTTGTGTTTATGTGCTTCCTCCTGCCCACATGGGTGCCCTGGTATTTCTGGGGTGAAACCTTTCTGCACAGTGCTTTGGTTGCCACGTTCCTGCGTTACGCTGTGGTACTCAATGCCACCTGGCTGGTGAACAGCGCTGCCCACCTCTACGGATATCGGCCTTTTGACAAGAACATTGAGCCCCGGGAAAATATCCTGGTGTCCCTGGGAGCTGTGGGTAAGTTGTCCGTCCATGGCAGGACCACATCTAGTGGTCTGCTGACTAGGGTACAAGGCTAGGAGCCAGAAAAACCagattaacttatttttatgacCACTTTGCATCTCAGTTTTTCCACTATAAAATTAGGGGCAATATATTGGAAAACCTTTGAATGAGAGTCAGGAAAcaagttttggggaaaaaataacactGCTTTTAATTCCCGCTTCCAAAACAATCTCCAAAGGCTGTGTATGATGAGCCCCTCTGACTTTTCCTTTTGCCGGTCACCTGGGCTACACTGCTCTCTTGCTTGGGGCAGAAAATGCATAAATAGAACAATAGGGTCATCTGAGTGGCCAGTAATCCTAGTGTActatataaaatgtagaataaataattataatttagttCAATAAACTTAAGTATGCCACACTAATTTTTATCTCCCCACTATATTCAGGTATGCCATACTCTTAAGTGTGTGTCATGCCTTACCATTTGGGGATGTCAATATGAAGGGCACCAAAGCCACTGGTGTTGGTGGCCGTTTACCACAACCTACCACCTTGCCTCCTCTTGTCCTTTAGTTTTATCTCTTCTACTTCTGTTCCTGTGCTAGGAAGAGCCCTTCCCCCAACATGGTTTAGGGAATAGCCTGATAAAATAATTAGTTTGATCACAAGTTCCTGCTCACTGATCTAATGTTGACTATTCCtgcatttatttctctctatAATTGCAGCCCCAATTACCAGAGTCTAAGACAACAGTGCTCTACcatctgtttccattttttttctgtccatcTTTCCAACTGAATATAAACTTTGACAATGGCCTCACATAGCTTTAAGTGGACCCAGGGGCCTGTACTCTGCACCACTGTTCAGTGCTAGTGGCCATCCCCTAACACCTGGGCAACCACGCTACTCCACACGTCTATGTATGTCATTGCCTAacactctttttttcctccttaaaaatCTTCCTTTATATTCTCAACCCCAACAATCTTGACTGTCTTTATGAAAagcattttttccctctctttttaacttttgtgCATCTCCCTGCTCCTTTCAGGCACCTTCTACCATTGTGCATGTTCTTACTTTGACTCATGATTGAAATAAATCACATGCACTGTGTAAATCTGAGATTTTCACAACAATGGAGTTTTCTGGCATGAGATGTGTCCTGTGTCACGAGTAGATCTATAGTGGGCTTCCTAACTCCAGCCTCTTTATGCCATACATTCAGAGTGGCTGCCAGTACCTGACTTGCCCCAGTtatcctccccactcccccgTACCTGCTCCCTTCCTCCTTTATCGCCTTGCCCTTTGTTCTCCTCCTGTTCTGTTTCCTGCCACTCTAATCATTTCACTTCTTGAATTACTTCCCCCATAGTCACAAGCTCATCTTCTCTCTGCCAAAGCTCACCTTCTCCCTGAGCCTTTCTTGGGCTCTCCCTTGCTGCTCCAGTTGCTAAGTCTTGTCCTATTTCCACCCATTgaccctcctcctctttttttctctttgcatctaCCCATGTGCCTGATGCCACTTTAAATCTGGTAAATACAGGCTTGGCTAGTGCTGACACAGAGCCTAGCTGCAAATCCATTTGTGAAATTAATAGTCCTCCATCAGTGCCTTTTGCCTTGGTGTTCTCCCACCCTCCTACTCAGTTCCCACCTCGGATGGTGAAGTGTCACAGAGATGGGGGACATAACCTTGAAGTGCCCTGGATGGTGTCATTTACTCTGCAGGACTTCCTTCACTTGCTTGTCATTAATATCATTACTACCCTATCTGGGGTTATTTTTATCTACAAAGGGCCCAACAAGCTCTTTTATTAGTATTCTTTATTCCGGCCTGATTTGGGTCAGTATTATTGTTGGATGCCATTCAGAAAGAAGAGTCCAGCCAAGAGTTGGCAAACTCTCTATCTGTAGAGTTTCCAAAACTTTACATATTACAGAAATTGTCCTGAATGcagaatttctttgttttcttctctccagCAAAGTGAAGTGCTCATCCCAAGAGTCCTCAGAGTCTTGGAGGTTAGAGGGAATATCTAAGCATTTTGATTCTTTTCCTCTGGAGAGCTTCTGTTTTATCAGCACTGCCCCCACATCAGGGTCAAAGCTCAAAGAATTAGAAGGCAGAGCAGCCCATTCTGAACTACAGTGGCCCGAGACATTCCGGCCCCTGGGCTGGGCctcttttcttttgacttttgacTGCTGCACCCACTCTGTAGAAACCTCCTACCCCTAGAGGTAGAACATTTTGCATTCTGgactctcccctccctgcccaaaACATGCAAATACACGCAGAGCCTCGAGAGTCTAGGGCTAACATTTAGGCAAGCTCTAGAATTTTCCAATCCAAAACCCATTCCAGACAGTAGCAGCTTCCCTCTAATTATTATATCCTCTGAGAGAAACTGTCAGTTCTCCTTCCACAAGGCTCCCAGATGCAGTGGGTGACGAGGGTCTCTCCAGTCATTTCTTAAGATGCCTCTGAGGAGATCTATTTGGTTCAGAGTGAGAGACAGGATTCATCAATTCATTCACCAGCATCAAGTTTCTCCTAAGTTTGAGGTGCCCTGCTAAGTAACCAGTGTGCATAGATTAGGAAGACAGCAATCACTGTTGCTCCATAACTCTCTCCTTGCTTTTGTTCCAGGCGAGGGCTTCCACAACTACCACCACACCTTCCCCTATGACTACGCCACCAGCGAGTACCGCTGGCACATCAACGTAACCACCTTTTTCATCGATTGCATGGCTGCCATCGGCCTGGCCTATGACCGGAAGAAAGTATCCAAGGCCGCCATCTTGGCCAGGGCTAAAAGAACTGGAGATGGAAGCTACAAGAGTGGCTGAGTTTTGGGTCCCTCAGGTTCCATTTCCAAAAGCCAGCTGGGCAGAGGTTTAATGTTCTGTTTATTAACTACTGAATAATGCTACCAGGATGCTAAAGATGATGATGTTAACCCATTGCAGTACAGTattcttttaaatgcaaaagTATTGAAAGCCAACAACTCTGCCTTTATGATGCTAAGCTgatattcttatttcttctcttatatTCTCTCTCGTCTAGTCCCATTGTCCTCTTTGCTTTGTTCCTAtcaccttcctttctcttctccctcattgCCTCCCGGGCAAGCAGCTGGTCAGTCATTGGTCAGTGTCCAGCTTCCAAAGCTTAGACAACCTTTCCATAGTCTTAAACTAATGGTCTCTGCCCCAGATGATTCTCTTTCCTTGAGCTATTGTGAGCTTTAAGGTAGGTAGCTCAAGCTAGAGACACAACAAAATCTTCTGGGCAGTTCTCTGTTCATTATCTTCAGCCCAGGCTTTTGCTAGATGGAATGGAAAAAACTTCATTTGGCACAAGGCTTCTAAAGCAGGTGAATTGTAAAGGGAGACAGTTAGCATGCACGGTATGATTGGTAAGGAACGATGGGGTCGAGGTGGGAAAACAAGGCAAGAGGAAGCTCTTGCCATGGTTAGACATGCCATTGCCCACCTAGCGAGGCCTCCGAGCCCCACCACGCAGcatgcttcctttctctcctgaCTGAGCAGGGAATGGTGTGGAGCTTGGCAATGCTAAAACACAAGAACAAATCTCAATCTCTGGACATAGTTTAGGCTGAGGTTAAAGATGAAGCATTTAATTTCTCTTctgggaaggattttttttctctaatcacAAGGAGATTTCTTGGTTGACATATCAAGAAGTCTTGAGGTTGGGTGTTTCCACAATTGGTGAATACAGCAGCTCATAGAATTTGAGAATTTCATGAGCTGCTCATCACAATTCTTGCATTTTTCTGCTCTGCCATCTTCAGGATATATGTTGCTCCCCTCATAGTAAGTAATAAGAGGTTGTGGCATTTCCAAACATCCAAAAAAGGAAGGATTTTCAGAGGTGGAGTTGAGCCaaacacagacatatatatacatgaataCTTTGcttataacattaaaatatttcacttaagaGTATTTCCCTCTGAAAGAGGGATGTTTGAAGAAACTCTGAGGGAGAGGAAGAATTAGCTGGGTTGTCTATTaacgcccccgccccggccccctccccctaCTGCTGAACAGGAGATAGGTAGGTTAAGGGTAAGTCTGTAGGCAGTTCCTAAGAGGTAACTTTACAAAGGAAGGGCTCTGAGAACAACACATCACCGGGGATCCAGGAGGTTACTGAGTAAGTTATTGAGTATCTTAATAAAACAAGCTAGATGTTAGGTTCATTCATTAGTTCCAATTTCTCCTTGGAATAAGTAAAAACTAGAAGGCTTCTCCCCACAACGTTGTGCCCTTCCATTCCTCTGTTAACATCTAGCCTAAAGCATAGGGCTGCCTGGGGGGCGAAGTTAGGAATCTCTTTACTACCCTGATTCTTGCTGCCAGGTCTATCACATCTGTCCCTTTTCTCCTACCAGTTCTCTCTcctgtgacattttcttttttctctggacAGGCAGCCTCTTTCATGTGAAGTCAGAGGCAGTGACAACTTGCTGTCCAGGCAGCTCCCTCTCCTGCAGACAGAATGCTCAGGGTCACTGAACCAACCACTCCTTCTCTTTAGAAAGTAGAGCTAGCTGCCACTTTCATGTGGCCTCCAGAGTGTCTCCACCTAACCCCTGTGCTCCCCTACCACACTGATGGCTCAAGACAAGGCTGGCAAAACCCTCCCAGCAACATCCCTGACTCAGAGAGCCTCTCTCACAAGGCATGGCCAAGCCAAATGCTCGTGTTGTGCCAGTGAGCTAGCCGTGGAGCAAAGAGGGTTTGTTTTCAGTTCCCTCTGTCTGAATCAGAATCAGAGAGCACGCCGAATGCTCCCTGCTTGCTCAGTAAGGCTGCCCCGCCTGAGTCAGTGCTCCCAGCGGACAGTACAATGCTTGTAGAAGTAGGAGGAAACCCAGTCCTCCCAGGGAAACACAAGAAACAAGGGCAAGTACCCAAGTGCCTCACTTCGAAAGGAGGCCCTGTTCCCTGGAGTCAGGGTATGTTGCAAAGCTTTGGCCGAGACTTGGGATCTGAGATGCCATGTACTTTGCTGAATAGTCTCTGTTCAGCAAACTAACCAGCATTCCCTACAATACAGCCTAGGGCAGACAGTAGTATAGAAGAAGtctggaaaaaaagagaacatcCATGTTTTGAGAAACCTGGACTAGCCTTGTCCCTGTACCTCAGTCTGGCTTTGCTCTAAAGAGATTGGAAATGTACAATACCAGTTGCTCTGCCCACTGTTGAGCCCCGGTGATGGAAGGGAGGAGGGCCTTTCTTCCCGTGTTGATTGAATAGAGGCTACAGGGGTTAGCCTGGGCTAAAGGCATCCTCGTCTTTTGAGTTGTTCGTCTCAGTAGGAAAGAATCTAATGGCAGATCACTGTAGTTTAGATCTGCTGACCTGTGTGCCTAGCCCTTGGAAATGTCTGTTGGGTACTTTTAATTCCGCAGATCATCAGATGCCTGCTTGATAATATATGCACAATAAAAACAGCTTTCACTTCCTTCTATTGTAATCGTGTTCCCTGGATCTGATCCATACCATGACCCCACACAAGGCTGGGTGCCGACCTCAGGCAGAGGGCCTCAGTGTGGGTGTGGGTTTGTAGGTGGGGGTGTGTCTGCTGCATAAGGAACACTATTTTCAACATTCAGAAGCTCATTCAAGTGATGCATTAATGGGAAACTCAGATCTGATCAAGAGTCTGAATTTCTAAGTCCTTCCTTGCTTTGGGTGTGCCGACAACTTATTTGGGTGCCTTACATCTTTTCTAATCAATGTTGCATATGAGCCGCCCTCACTCCCTCTGTGGAGTCCCTTTGCACCTGAGAGCCAGGTGCAAACCAGAAGTGGCTGGTGGAAAAGGGGTCTGGCTAGAGAATTATCAGTAGAGTGATTTGCAGGATTCCCTTCTGGGCTTCATTTTGGAAACTTTACTTAGGGTTAAGTGCCCACATTTGATGGAGGGTGGAAGTAATTTGAATGtatttggtttatatattttttttagattaaaagatGGTTGTAgcatttaaatggaaatttttctcCTTGGTTTGCTAGTATCTCAAGTGTATTCTCTGTAAGTGTAGCTCAAACGGGTCAGCATGAAAGGTTAAGAAAGCAAGGTGGCAAATGTCACACTGGTGGTTAAGGCCAGGGCCTCTCCTACCACTGTGCCACTGACTTGctatgtgaccctggacaagtcacttaactataatgtgcctcagttttccttcttttaaaatgggaataataatactgACCTACCTCAAAGGGCAGTTTTGAGGCGTGACTAATgctttttataaagcattttgcGATCTTTCAGCAGAGGTATAATAGCAGTGTCCACCATGAACTTGATGTGTCCACGTGTCCTGGATGCTATCATTAGTCTATGCGGTTCTCTGAGAGATTGAATGAATCAATTAGATAAGTGGTGGATAACTAGCCAGACACAATTTGAGAACGCATAAGATCATTGCTATGGAAACATACACAGGATACCTTTTCCTTGACTGAGtggaattttttccctttttatgtgGGATAGTAGTTATTTGTGACCTAAgaataattttggaataatttctattaatatcaacTCTGAAGCTAGTTGTACTGATCTGAGATTGTATTTGTTCATAATAAAAGTGAAGTGAATCTGACAGCACTGGGTCTGGGAGTTTTTTCACTGTGATACAAAGTCTCCTGGGATTCACCTCTATGGTCCACCCTACCTCTTCTGCTCTGTACCTTTAAGAGAATAAACAAAGTAGAAGTTACAATGGTTGACTCATACCCCAGTAACCCGCCCTGCCCTTCCTAAGGGTAACTTTAGGTTAAACTCTGGATAGCAGGAAGCCAAGAGTCTGCCATTAAAGCAAACACATTACCACCAGCCAGCACCTCAGCCTTGGAGAAGTGCCAGGTCTCTCGTGTTTCAAGCGGTCGGTCACATGGACCcaagacagagacacagggagaggaaaagagCAGCAGGAGAAGCACTCCCTGGGAAGGCAGATCCCTACCTTGCAACCCATGCTGGGCAGTTCAGCTCATTCCTGCTTCTGCAATATAGTTGTCTCCAGGGAATAAAAGACTTCCTGAGAATGCTGATGCACAACAGTAGGAAGAAAGGCAAACCTCGCTCTTAGAGCAGAGAGGGCTTCAAGATTGCACGGTGATTTTTTGTTCTGggttgttttttacttttactttttactaCTTTATCTGAGAATCCTCTTGTGGAAAAGAGAGGGCAGACTTTACGTTCCAGCAGGAGCCACTGTGACCAATACCTAGCTTCTAAGAGCTCTCCAGGGCCAGCTCTGCCAGTCGACCTCACTTTCTAATTTAAAGTTGCCTTCATATTGAACAAGAAACATGACTCTTGAAGTAATTCTGAGTGTccaaaatcaataataattaataacaatgttaGTAATTTAAGTTGATGGTGACATCTTCTCAATATGTGGCTTTCTACCATGAGCCCCTTtcccttttagtttttttttaaatgttcaggcTAGAATACTTTAGTTGTCCTATAAAGCACTGTTCCTTCCAAGTCTCTGCTTTGTTTTGATTAACTGGCATCCAATTTAAACAATTTATCCTTACTATATGCTCTTTGCTAATTTATTTCCTCCTATTTCACAACTGCCTGGGCTCCCTCTGATTAAATACACTTTCCTATGCTTCCTCCGGGAAATCTGTTATTTTGCATATCTGTTATTTCATCCTGGAGCAGTTTTCTTATTCCTATCTCCAAACGTTatagaaaggaagaggaaaggggagaCATCATACAGCAGGAAAAGAGCTGATCAACATATTCAGTTGAATTCAAGATTGAGAAAGCAAATAAGTGTTGAGCCTTCCTGAAAGGGTGAATTGTAGAATAACGGCTCCTAGGAGACAAAGTAATGAACTCTGTTTTTGACATGTTTTATATGGAAAGGTAGAAAGAAGTTAA comes from Eulemur rufifrons isolate Redbay chromosome 28, OSU_ERuf_1, whole genome shotgun sequence and encodes:
- the SCD gene encoding stearoyl-CoA desaturase — protein: MPAHLLQEEISSSYTTTTTITAPPSRVLQNGGGKLEKTPLYSEEDIRPEIKDDIHDPTYQDEEGPRPKLQYVWRNIILMFLLHLGALYGIFLIPTCKLYTWLWGLLYYAISALGITAGAHRLWSHRTYKARLPLRVFLIIANTLAFQNDVYEWARDHRAHHKFSETNADPHNSRRGFFFSHVGWLLVRKHPAVIKKGGTLDLSDLKADKLVMFQRKYYKPAVVFMCFLLPTWVPWYFWGETFLHSALVATFLRYAVVLNATWLVNSAAHLYGYRPFDKNIEPRENILVSLGAVGEGFHNYHHTFPYDYATSEYRWHINVTTFFIDCMAAIGLAYDRKKVSKAAILARAKRTGDGSYKSG